A stretch of the Lagenorhynchus albirostris chromosome 21, mLagAlb1.1, whole genome shotgun sequence genome encodes the following:
- the PPP2CB gene encoding serine/threonine-protein phosphatase 2A catalytic subunit beta isoform isoform X2, which produces MQGTRAKEILTKESNVQEVRCPVTVCGDVHGQFHDLMELFRIGGKSPDTNYLFMGDYVDRGYYSVETVTLLVALKVRYPERITILRGNHESRQITQVYGFYDECLRKYGNANVWKYFTDLFDYLPLTALVDGQIFCLHGGLSPSIDTLDHIRALDRLQEVPHEGPMCDLLWSDPDDRGGWGISPRGAGYTFGQDISETFNHANGLTLVSRAHQLVMEGYNWCHDRNVVTIFSAPNYCYRCGNQAAIMELDDTLKYSFLQFDPAPRRGEPHVTRRTPDYFL; this is translated from the exons atgcaggggacacgg gctaaggaaattttaacaaaagaaTCAAATGTGCAAGAGGTCCGTTGTCCTGTTACCGTCTGTGGAGATGTGCATGGTCAATTCCATGATCTTATGGAACTCTTTAGAATCGGTGGGAAGTCACCAGATACAAACTATCTATTCATGGGTGACTATGTAGACAGAGGTTATTATTCTGTGGAGACTGTGACTCTTCTTGTGGCATTAAAG GTGCGTTACCCAGAACGTATTACAATATTGAGAGGAAACCACGAAAGCCGACAAATTACCCAAGTATATGGCTTTTATGATGAATGTCTGCGAAAGTATGGGAATGCCAATGTTTGGAAATACTTTACAGATCTGTTTGACTATCTGCCACTTACAGCTTTAGTAGATGGGCAG ATATTCTGCCTCCATGGTGGCCTCTCCCCATCCATAGATACACTGGATCATATAAGAGCCCTGGATCGTTTACAAGAAGTTCCACATGAG GGCCCAATGTGTGATCTATTATGGTCAGATCCAGATGATCGTGGTGGGTGGGGTATTTCACCACGCGGCGCTGGCTACACATTTGGACAAGATATTTCTGAAACGTTTAACCATGCCAATGGTCTCACACTGGTTTCTCGTGCTCACCAACTTGTAATGGAG GGATACAATTGGTGTCACGATCGGAATGTGGTTACCATTTTCAGCGCACCGAATTACTGTTATCGTTGTGGGAACCAGGCTGCTATCATGGAATTAGATGACACTTTGAAGTATTCCTT CCTTCAGTTTGACCCAGCACCTCGTCGTGGAGAGCCTCACGTGACCCGGCGCACCCCAGACTACTTTCTGTAA
- the PPP2CB gene encoding serine/threonine-protein phosphatase 2A catalytic subunit beta isoform isoform X3 — protein MELFRIGGKSPDTNYLFMGDYVDRGYYSVETVTLLVALKVRYPERITILRGNHESRQITQVYGFYDECLRKYGNANVWKYFTDLFDYLPLTALVDGQIFCLHGGLSPSIDTLDHIRALDRLQEVPHEGPMCDLLWSDPDDRGGWGISPRGAGYTFGQDISETFNHANGLTLVSRAHQLVMEGYNWCHDRNVVTIFSAPNYCYRCGNQAAIMELDDTLKYSFLQFDPAPRRGEPHVTRRTPDYFL, from the exons ATGGAACTCTTTAGAATCGGTGGGAAGTCACCAGATACAAACTATCTATTCATGGGTGACTATGTAGACAGAGGTTATTATTCTGTGGAGACTGTGACTCTTCTTGTGGCATTAAAG GTGCGTTACCCAGAACGTATTACAATATTGAGAGGAAACCACGAAAGCCGACAAATTACCCAAGTATATGGCTTTTATGATGAATGTCTGCGAAAGTATGGGAATGCCAATGTTTGGAAATACTTTACAGATCTGTTTGACTATCTGCCACTTACAGCTTTAGTAGATGGGCAG ATATTCTGCCTCCATGGTGGCCTCTCCCCATCCATAGATACACTGGATCATATAAGAGCCCTGGATCGTTTACAAGAAGTTCCACATGAG GGCCCAATGTGTGATCTATTATGGTCAGATCCAGATGATCGTGGTGGGTGGGGTATTTCACCACGCGGCGCTGGCTACACATTTGGACAAGATATTTCTGAAACGTTTAACCATGCCAATGGTCTCACACTGGTTTCTCGTGCTCACCAACTTGTAATGGAG GGATACAATTGGTGTCACGATCGGAATGTGGTTACCATTTTCAGCGCACCGAATTACTGTTATCGTTGTGGGAACCAGGCTGCTATCATGGAATTAGATGACACTTTGAAGTATTCCTT CCTTCAGTTTGACCCAGCACCTCGTCGTGGAGAGCCTCACGTGACCCGGCGCACCCCAGACTACTTTCTGTAA